The genome window ggtaaatatatattatactttttagacCTTACACTTGTATGTATACATAGCCaatatttctttacttttttgtcGTGTTAATTTACTATGTATTGTCAATCTGTATTTACATCACAGGTTTTAACTCCAGTAATAGATTTAAAGAGTAAACCAAAAGATGAAGAAGAAGCAAATATTATTAACGTTCAGCCAAAGATAACAGATCCTAATGATATTGACTGGAATATTCCAAATGAATATGATCCTATGTGGCCCAATGATTATGAAAAGGTTGCAAAAGGTAAAcattgcaaattattttatacttattaacATTACATACATAGTTAAACTAAAATTGATATTTGAAATGAATAATATGCCAGAATTTACCTAATGACTATTGTGTAAAATTTTCAGAAATGCAGGCTAAACGTCTCAACCTTGATGGTAGTGAAAGAGGAGAGAGATCAGAAAGAAAGAGAAAAAGCAGATTTGGTGATGATGATGCTGTTCCAGAGAAAACCATGATTCCTATGGTAATAACTAGTTTAATAGTATCTTAAAAATTTGTTGAACAAACTCAAAACTGTTCTGATAttagagttttttatttttattttgagagGCCTATTTAAATGTTGTTATTATTCTTTAGAAACAAGAAGAAGAAGAGGCTGAAGAAATCACAAAGCGAGCAGCCGGTGTCGCCATAGCACCACCCCCGTCCCTGACAGTTGAAACACCATCACCTCCACCTGTAGCTCTCCCCGTACCTACACCTTCCGCAGGATTTTCAATCGGCGGTTACGGTGCTAGTTCTGTTGCAGCAAAAATTATGGCCAAATATGGTTTTAaggtaaaatattgtaattttaattgtagATTTGTCAATCCctacataaaataaaagaagaatTAACAAGTTAATACATATTTGCCTCCACAGGAAGGTCAAGGCTTAGGAAAGAAGGAACAGGGCATGTCAGTTGCTTTACAAGTTGAGAAAACATCAAAAAGGGGTGGGAGAATTATTCATGAAAAAGACAGCTCCGTTATGCCACCTCCAGGATTCCCGACAGCAACATCAGGGCCAGGTATTTGCTATGCATcattaactaaatttataactgtatataataaaataataattatagtaaaagCATTCTAGTGATAATGTTATTATATGGAAATAATGacaatagataaaataaaaaaatctaatgtactgttattttaaaatgtctgaCTCCACTAATCAAACAAACCCCACTGTGTATTCTGATTACATAAATATTTCTGTCCTTGTCTGATAATCTTGTTTTCATTACAGATTCACCATCACAGCAATCTAAACAGGAGCCTTCAATAACAGAGATAATGAAAACACCCAGCAAAGTAGTGCTACTGAgggtaattatttaatattgtaatttgtaataatgCTGTATTATGGTCTCAGaactttttttacaatattacaaacaaGATCTCTTCTTTATAACACATCTattgtttctttttattttagaatatgGTTGGCCCAGGTGATGTAGACGAGGAACTAGAGCCAGAAGTGAAAGACGAATGCAATACCAAATATGGTGATGTTATCAAAGTAGTAATATTTGAATTGCCAAATGCAGCAGCAGATGAAGCCGTCAGAATATTTGTGGAATTTAAACGAATTGAAAGTGCCATTAAAGCTGTTGTAGACTTGAATGGTAGATTCTTTGGAGGCAGACAAGTCAAAGCCGGATTTTACGATGTGGAAAAATTCAATTTGTTGCAACTAACAGAGtgaagatgagactggaaataTATATTAAAGAGTTAATAAATCTGTAAGCTTttcgatttatattttattttaaactaccgataaaacaagtaaatttaaaagttttcgcaaaaatattaatattagagcAAGGGACTATCATCTAATTCTTCGATGGTTACTTATTATTCAGATATTCTCTACAATTTAATGGAAATTGCAACTATAAGATACTGCAGAAAAAATCGACAAAAACATCACACAAATAAATTGTCAATtttggcggccttacccatatataaaaaatacctttgaatttagaTAACATTTAGACAAAGTGTTTAACCTCATCATgactacagtctgtcaagaaagtgaagaaattaaaaagtggcaacatcatagtgtcatcccttttttcttagattgatttgaaaggttTGGTGTCAACTAGGCTAGGCCTCACTCCTCAGGCACTTTGTAAGTAACATCTATttaaagtacatattttattcctaacatacagtctgtcaagaaagtgaagaatttaaaaagtggcaacatcgtagagtcatcccttttttcttagattgatttgaaagggatgacactacgatgttgcaactttttaatttcttcactttcttgacagactgtagatgttagggataaaatatgtactaAAAATAGATGTTACTTACAAAGTGCCTGAGGAGTGAGGCCTAGCCTAGTTGAcaccaacataatatattattattattgtaggagAAAACATTtggaaaatatttacatacttccTTGCATGAGTGCTCGGTACATGCTCGGTATGATTAGAATTTTATAAGTGCCTATTTAGTGCAAGCAAAGCTCAGCATGGGTGGCCCAAAGAGTATTATCTGACTGTACTATATTTTTTGGGCGCACTCCCTACTATCGCAGCACGTATATAGCTATTATATAAATTGAGCCTATTTTTACAGGTTCTCATATTTTGCTtttttcaaaagctttttaCTCTATAAAGCTATAGCCAAGAtcctaaagaaaaaaataaattttgacagtAGACTGGTCTACTGTCAAAATTGTGACGTTGACACTTGACAATGACACATCAATAATCAATTGAATGAACGCTAAACTTCTGTTTTCAATGTTTTCATcctattaaaattttgttaaaatagcaaaaatctgaaataattatgtattaatgtGTAGTGTAAATCAATTTAGATGAGTTTTTAGACGTTTTAGTGATTTGCCATTGTTACTCTCATAACTTCACAGTCTGTTAAAGTTGGTAACTTTAAAACAGACATTATCTTACTCGATACCTTTACCGGTTATCTTTGATAAGAAAGAGAATGAGTACGTTATTactcttaatttcataacatATGTTCATCTATTGACCATTGAAACATACTTAAACATTGTTGTGAGTGGTGATTATCAGCAAAATGCCTTTTTACTCCTGTAACCGATACAGGATGGTTGTAATCATAATGCTAGGTCTAATAGCGTGGCAAATATACATGTTGACTCGCGACAAACCTAGCATCCAACTGACCGAGGTAATGCTTGTAAAGTTATATgaatattagtataatatactGAGAAAATTTTtgctaattttgttttgttcctTTACAGAGTAATATCATTGAACTCGAGGATGATAAGTTTAATAAGCATATTAAGGATAAAGTGAAGGCTCGGATCTACTATGAAGCATTATGCCCGgactcaaaacacttttttgtgAAACATTTAGGACCAGTTTCTAAAAAGTTATCTGACTTTGTTCATATTACTTTAGTTCCCTATGGAAAAGCTAGTGTAagttcaaagattcaaagattttatttgcaaactaGTACTTGATTTAAATATAGATCCAATTAACCTTGCTATTGTTTCAAATCCAAACATTAATGATCctaatttgatttatttcagACAAAGGAAGAAAATGGAGAGTATTACTTTATTTGCCAACACGGAGAAGAAGAGTGCTATGCAAATAAGGTTCATGCATGCGCTAtagatattttgaaaaatagcaCGCTGTCTGTTGAAGTTACGGAGTGTATGATTATTGATAATATGGATGCTGACAGTGCTCTTTATAGGGTAAATATAATGTTCTTTTGTATTTGAAACACATTAGTATAATTTGAATGTACATTtgcaaatcaataaaaaaagttattataatcaATGCTACATGAAAAatgcaaaaatttttttttctacttcAGTATCATTTTGAATTAGATAACCAAAACATGCACAATACAAGTATTTCTatgatattacaataataatacattttaatttttagtgtGCAAAACAATATAACTTGGATCCAGAGCCAATCAAGATTTGTGCAACTCACAGACTGGGATCTGCTTTACTGAAGAAACATGGAGACGACACTAGCATTATCAACCCAAAGTTTATACCTACAATCACATTAAATGGTTCTAAAGACAACCAGAGAGCAATCTTGAAGAATTTCCTTCTTGAGATTTGTAAAATGATTGATATGCCGCTTCCTCCGCCATGCTTGTGACCATTGGaaagtaagaaaaatatttttacaaaacacTTACTACAAGAAAATTAGTCGTACTTACAATGTAACAGTACATAACATTTGCTCAAGTTGACTTAGGTCTGCTCTCCGTATTGAGATAAATCTGagtagtatttttaaattacaaccCATTCTTTATTAATGGTGATTGTAGAATTACGACACTTTTAATAATGTAAGAACTTTGTAATATGTAAAACATTGTGTtcctaaataatattaagtttataggTAGTATGAAGTAGGATGGGGTACCTAAGATGCATTTTGTAAGAGCATAAAACTCTTGTCCTTTGGCAAACAAgaagtattaaattaaaaattttaggcaCCTCATGTTGATGAGGTACCtagaaatataataagtaccaaTACAATACCAAAACATATATTTTGGCTTGACCATTCTATATTTATTAACTCGCAAACAGGAGTTCATATCTAAACTCTGATgctttttgtataaatatttaaatcaacTTAGTTAACTATGAGGCTTCAAATgatcattttaaattaaaccattttttttgtagcatagcttaattatttattaattatgtattatattatttgattttgatttcatTGTAGTAATATACATttgtcattataataattattgataaatttaaaactatgaaaaaTTCATAATGAATTACCTATGTGATGCAATTTTTAACCAAAAATGAATTCTACTAGCTTCTGAttgtcattaatcattatattattatgatctcaGTGGTGTGCTTAACATTTTCTACTGcatcatatttttttgatttgaaAACATTCCAAGGCTCAACTTTTTTGATATTTATTAATGCTAAAGTCATTCTAACCTGTAGGTGCTTATACATTTTAGTATACTATTAAACCCTGGATCGTGAAAAATATCTAGGCAAAAAAGTAGGTAGACTGTGTACTTGTAAGTGTAACATGTATTTCAAGTTTCCAAAAGTGGTGACTTAAATTTTGCCACAacctaaaaaattaattaaaataattccattataaataataatttataatgtactTCCTTTTTTACTAAAGTATTATGTGAAGCATTTTGTGAGgtgtattatacatttatttctgaacttatttttattgaaattaaatattttaaaaatattatttaccatcaaataataaaaaaaaaacaattatagaatataaagaaaattaacaataatatgtaaaacaTAGTGCTATttttaagaatgcacctgaacCTTACTTGACTACATAGGTACTTAAACCTacatctcaaaatctgtaaggtctagaaaactgatatTTTTACACATGTAACTTCAGTTagtcatgaactgaagttactttaGAGATTAAATTGAGCATTTAATCTCtaaagtaacttcagttcatgtcagacgaaaacacgattaagtactgaaaaaatgctcgatagtttcttttttaaaaaaaccttgtgttagacacatttttgcttggatcttcgaagtttgatgtcctttctttaatattttttaatataaaaaaggcattgataaaacctaaattttctTTTTGGGTCGGTAGCCCTCTAATTAATTTCACCTTGAGTTTGAATAAGTGCAGtgcatagtaatattataatatatcgtttaataatttagaaatatatTCACTTATACAGAAGATAAGATGCAAAtcctacttaattttttttattgtaaaatacttAACATACATTTAGggccacttaacttgacagatagtgtatggagaatctgtcaaaaaagttgtggatagcctatccggcactttatcaaggaatggtgaaacaggcccttagtgttaaataatatgatattattaaattataattacttatttaaaacattaGGTACTTACATGGTGTTttatggattatatttttttattatattttgtttattaagtGCGTAACTTAGATCCTTCGATTTTTTGATCAGGGTTCTGTCTTAAATTTCTCTTTGTGAAAGAAAATACTATTGTAATGTAATCGTAAGGGAAGAGTCCCGCttgatattgtgttttttttttattttattagtaggattagtattACAAaaactgtatattatgtaatataaaataatagctgcCGTTACAACCACTATTAAAGGTAACTTTGCAATGTAAGATACTAGCAGTCCAGCAAAATTTTCCAAACGATAAAAATCGAAAAACACGTCACTTTTTAAAATAGTATACgaaaaaattgtaaactttcCTTTTGATTTAAGTCTTGTTcgacttttgtaaaatatacctacttaattattgtgatcaataaccattaactacgtacgattatttataaaaactgtatttttatttttttatttatattttatagtaatatcTAATATACATGGGCGTACTTAAggcgtaaataataatattaatattaagagtGAAAAATTTCCATTACCTAATTGTGTTGTGTCCACTTATGAGTGAGTTACAAGTCCGTTAGTGTttttattaacattctgaaTCATAAATTGTGtagataaatatatttaataaaggaATGACTTAGATACTTGTATGCTTTATTTCCATGGTTTTTAACGATCTcgaaattagaatttaaaatattgttttgtagcTTCTAGGtcaggcatgggcgtaccgtgGGGGAGACGACGACGACGATGTAactgttgacgtccctactaagtatattatctagtacttttatctataaaaattaagaaaacgaatttttgccatttgtttgcaatacaatatttttacaaaaaaaaatctgatttgccctgCCCCAGAAccttacccaggttctggggcagggcaaatcagatttttttggacaaattAGAACACATAATTGATAATACTAAACCTACACAAAAGAAATAAGTTATACTTACCTGCTAATAAccactacggaacccttaaaatctAAGTAGGTAGGTACGTAGGTATCTAAAATCTACCTAAGTAgctaagtaaaaataatataagcgaGCGAACAATTCAATTTAAAAGTCCATCTGACAACGTTCAGCGTCTAAATGGCTACCTTTGCTCCGAAAACATTTCAAACACAACAATAAATCTTCACTGGAATCACGGTCTAATTTCGTAAAAGCCCCGTCTCGCTTTGCTAATTAATATGAATGGCATTTGCATCCGGCTTTTTCTCGCGTAGACCATTTCCAACTATTGTTTTGCAAAGATCCCCACAATTTATTCCCATTTTTAGCGAACTGCAGCCGACGAAGCCCCAACAAAGGACCTTTTCGGTAACATTTAAGTTTCGAGAACCCTTTTGTTTCATTAATCTTTCGCGGTTAGATTAGGATTTTTGTGAATCAtctaattaaaaagttaatgcGAATTTTGATGGTAACGAatgtttagaatttagaaggAACATTATAATGCAATTAAACAGCAAaaggatttaaaattaaaaatgattttttatattgcAGACAAACATAGCGAGATAGCATGAGCACTAGGCGAAATGTTCACGGGATGAAAATCTAAATTCAaacttaatatgtaatatatttatatacttaaatatgcataatattatattattatttgcctaATGCAACAGATAATTACGGAGTAACGATTTACCTTATAAAAATGTGtagatttaattttatctttaattTAAGCACCTAGGCAAACTATCATAATAATGAAGACGTGAgaggaagaatcgaacaagtaacatttcgcaacatacggacaataactcattttttccctttttattttcataaaacttgtaacttacctacttatctactttataacctagctaatatatgTGGATTCACATATTAGGTATAATCCACAGctgtttttctatttcaaataattttttcgcccctaaagcctccatttaagcaaaaaaatggaaagttttttcatgttacctACCTTCTTCTTAATTCTTCCACGCACGTCTTGAATTCGTAATATTAGGTATCTAATATCTTAATTCAACTTTACTCCACACAAGCCACAccgcaaatataatattaaaaatacagaaCCGAAATGTGGGATGTAATACGCTAGATATAATATGTAGGGCGCAATCCGTAGTCTCATTAAAACTTTCCTCAGACTGGGCCTGCacgtgtttttaatttttatcgagAGCCCTCGTCGTTAGCGGGGGTTGATGCTGCGGCTCGTGCTTTGATTGCAGTAATGACGTCTTTCGTCCTCGTTCCGCTCGCTCTTGACTATCTTCAAATTATTTCTTTTCAAATTGATGCGCCTTTTAATTAAGCCTCGCCGTGTGTCCTagacgtgtttagtgtttagcTTTTTAGTTCGTTTCGGCGTGGGCTTTTTGAGACAAGAATTTGAAGCGACTAGAGTTTGTAAAGAATTTCACCTGGGCAATGGGCACCTAGGTATTAAAAATTTACAGCCACAGACAGTCTTTACTTACTAGTTACTTTATTTTCCTCTATATTTGGGATACAGTTATATAAGTATTCAAGCTTTAAGCTAAGAAGCCTGTAACTAAAAGACTAACTTCTAATTCAGATAAACAAACCTTTTTTCAATCCACTGCGCGTATCTCAAGGAAAAGCTGATAAGACAATAACGGAACGGGCAGGTTGTATTCGACCGTGATATTGCCAGTACATGAAACATTCGATGATGCATACGCGTGTTCATCTGCATAGAGAATGGCTGCGGATGCCGACGGGGCTGCAACAAATCCGCTTAGCACGGTCACTGGCGGCGCACCGGCTCCGGCGGCCGACGCAAACTGCCTTAATGGATTTTTCATGTCGATTGCACATCGCAAAGTGTGTGAGCGCGATTATTAAAAAGATTTGAATGGAAAAATTTACCCTGTTTCACATTTTTAAAGGGATACAAGCGAAAACCTTTTACACGGACAGTTTGTTTGAACTGTGATTTGTTTCTTCTGTTTGATAAAGCAATTGCTTTCGTGGATGAACAAcgaacattttaaaaagttttttatcaATCGGGCAAAGTATTGTAGATGCCTCAGCTGAGATGCTCTGCGAgctacttacttaatattataaatgccaaagtgtgtctgtctgtctgttacctcttcacactcaaatcactgaaccgattttgctgggtatttagatactttgaggcccggGAAATTACTTCTTATATTCAACAACTCAATATCAAAGTTTTCTAAAATTATGTTAGCttcgttatatttttttaaacaaatagaGCCTTCACGTCGTCGTGGGCCTATTTTTACAAGATATGTCTTTATTTTAGACaaagaattaaaatattcttCGAACTTTTCTGccataaatgtaaaattaaaagtaaattatcataattaaaatataaagtcctCTAAATAAGTCCAttatataatatgcaatatttCCGTACCGCTACAACAGTGAAccacactttatattatatatttactgaAATGCACTTTCACACTTCACTAGGCGATTCTCACGCCCGGCTGGTCCTCCTTGGTATGCAAACCCTCGTGACGTCGCCGGAACCAGCTGTTGGATGTTCGCGAATTTCCCTTCGCACCCCGTTTCTCTGGCAGTTGCGATAAATGCGTATCGCAAGGTACACTACAGCGAGTGCCGTAGAGTAGAGTACGAAGCATATCACCCCCAGCATATAGGTGATGTTGCTGTTATGTTGATGCACCTGCTCCAGCCAGGAAGTGTTGGTACCACCGCTAGCGTTTTGTGCGATGATTGCAGTCTCTTCTTTCGACTGTTGTTTACCCATTTTTTGTCGCAAAAATAGTCTTCACGAACACTAAGAAACGTCTATCATGGTTATTAATAGTCAGTAATATTAACGAACACATTGTTTCAACTTAGAGACACTGTTTAAAATACTCTAGTCCTTATAAGGCGATCGGAATGCAGCGCGAACCCGATCGCTTACTGGCGAGAAATGAAAGATGTGCCTGGTTAAATAGTTGGCTttattatgacataataatCAAGTGGTTACAGTTTATATACGGTTAAGATATATCAAGATACTACATACATACTACATCACTACACtacaggacataggatactttttattccggaaaaatgtacagttccagcgccataaacgaattttggtttGGCAATGGttgtgggcatcatctagtatcaTATAAGTGAGCAATTGAGCACTCTTATAgacagtattatattattaaccgtAAATATAGAGAAAATGCAGCATATTTAGGATACTGCgggcaacgatatcaaaatactggCTCCGGGTATATTTAGAATACTTCTACTAgacatttaaagtaaaattatgtGTTTGCATGCCCTACATATAAGACATAGGAACGAAACTATTAAATATGCAGCATAACGCCAAATcaccatctttaggggcgccaaaaccaaggacccaaaaaatttgcctaaaggggtgccaaaatcctttttttgcacacaggcgctagtagcccttacgggggccttGGATGAAAAGCAACTATCATCGCCTATGGACATTGGACACTCGCAAAATCGGAATAATTCCAAGACATACGAAGCTATTAAATATGGAGCATATTTCCTCTACAACCTcgtcttttaaataaaattagaggacaaacgagcacacgggccacctgatgaaaagcaactatcgtcgcccatggacactcgcaaaatcGGAATAATTGCAGGTTCTACAAACGTAACAAATTGAAGAGAAAGTAGGTAATTGATAGATAACAAAAAACGTTCACACAGTATCTTAGTATGGCGTTGGCATTACCGTAAGCTCAGCAGCATGATGCTACAAGTATTCCGACCATTAATAATCATTAAGACTGATATCCGTCGGCTTATTGTGGCCGGCGGGAGCGCGTGCCGCATATTTtgacattaattttataattacgcAGCCGATACAATGGAGAGTTCTAAACCGAAAACATTAGGGGTGACTTTGATCACATAACGTGAGTTCTAAAACGGAGATATATTATATCGTGATAATAACAGATACTAAACTCCACACAGAATGAGCAGTGATTAGACGTGAGAACTATGctcataatagtttttatttctatttcgaTTTACTATGATAGTTGATACGGACTCTACATACCAAAATCATACATAAAGATATTAGAtggttatattatactatactagctgtcccggcaaacgttgttttgccatataaagtatttcgcccatattattttattgaagtgactaaataagtaggtatgtcaccatggcaacgtccatcgctatcccgtcgtacaaacaatggtcgccgtcagtctagagttgtaataatttattatttattctactGATGCActtatatcaatataaaaagtagccagtagccgattctcagatctataactgaatatgcatataggtaaaaatcagtaaagccgtttcagagcagtacgataactaacattgtgacacaagaattttatatataagattacagTTTCCGTGTGACTTCTATTATAGTAAATATACTACTTACTCCATAAAATCCTCGTCTAATCGTCTCTTAATCGCCCTTTAATTAACTCCAAGGTTACAACGTGTTAATTGTTACATACAAGAGTTGTCTTGTAATAACCATTTACCTAATGGTAGGTTGGTAGAGTATATAGTGGTGCACAGAAGCGGACAGAGTATAGTCAGTAGAGTCATGCCCGCCGCGCTGCTAGCGCTAGCGGTGGTCGCACTGGCTGGACTTGGATTGGGGCAGAAAGAAAAACCAGTGAGTCTTAAATacttcactagctatttgaccaagctttgctcggtattcgctaaaacacgaattaaacgacattttctaaaaatgattcctagctagatcgatttatcgcctccgaaaccccctatatactaaatttcataaaaatcgttggagccgattccgagattccaattattattatataatatacaagaattgctcgcttaaagatataagattattacatttttcaataatcagaaattatttaattagtaacgatttttcatatttttttattctgtaTTTGAATCTGTACATGAATTAATGTGTTACCAATTTTTACTGAGTGAACATCCCCTTAATCTTAGTTTtatctttaatattatcttGTCATATAGGGATTACAACAGTTGCAGTGGTGGGCCAATTCCTActgaaaaaaaggttttatagAAATAGATGCCAATTTAGCAGATGGGGCAATTTAGcagatataaattattaatttcctcattaaattttcattaaatttgaaGAGACTCAGTTACGTGTAAAATTTGAAGAGACTCAGTAAAATGATGATTATTGGTTTGTTTTCGCCAAAAATATGCTACGCGAATGTATTATCATCACCTGTATAATACAGTTATATACaggctgtatagtgtatagtgtatacctaTTGGTACCAGCTGGTTGCAGTTGGGTACAGCTTCAAaaggttaataaaattaaattgttatatacaatactttaaaatataaagttaatcCTTTATTCAGGATTTTGATAGGTCGTATAAAGTAAATGGTTTATGCTTAGTCCTTACCTAACAATGAATATAATGCAATAATTAGATAGttccaatattatttttaaaaggacTTATTCCGAAGTTGTGGCTTTAAAATAATACGTGGAATAAAGTAATAAGAAAATTCTTTGCTTCCTATTATAGTAGGAAGTTACAGATGACGGATGTATGAGGATTCTGGCAAAACTATTTCTCAATGTCTTTTATgaatacataaaatactttGAAGACTCGTCGCGTTTCCAtgttctattataatatttatattttcggtcccttttattttctaaaacttTTTGGACTATGCAGAAGGAATATGTTTGTTTGCTTCATTAGGGTGAATTCAGACTGAACCCGACGCGTagattttctaaatttatatggatttgacagatttgcaagacgtctcacgcaattgaaatctgtcaattcaataccaATTCAGAAATGCACCTACGCGtcatgttgcggtctgaattgaccctaagcttGCTTGCTGActg of Aricia agestis chromosome 9, ilAriAges1.1, whole genome shotgun sequence contains these proteins:
- the LOC121730469 gene encoding splicing factor 45, with the protein product MSLYDDVDTIKARTTEKVAGWSSGIKLLQSQLQLKKAAVTQPKREASRRSAQVLTPVIDLKSKPKDEEEANIINVQPKITDPNDIDWNIPNEYDPMWPNDYEKVAKEMQAKRLNLDGSERGERSERKRKSRFGDDDAVPEKTMIPMKQEEEEAEEITKRAAGVAIAPPPSLTVETPSPPPVALPVPTPSAGFSIGGYGASSVAAKIMAKYGFKEGQGLGKKEQGMSVALQVEKTSKRGGRIIHEKDSSVMPPPGFPTATSGPDSPSQQSKQEPSITEIMKTPSKVVLLRNMVGPGDVDEELEPEVKDECNTKYGDVIKVVIFELPNAAADEAVRIFVEFKRIESAIKAVVDLNGRFFGGRQVKAGFYDVEKFNLLQLTE
- the LOC121730472 gene encoding GILT-like protein 1 encodes the protein MPFYSCNRYRMVVIIMLGLIAWQIYMLTRDKPSIQLTESNIIELEDDKFNKHIKDKVKARIYYEALCPDSKHFFVKHLGPVSKKLSDFVHITLVPYGKASTKEENGEYYFICQHGEEECYANKVHACAIDILKNSTLSVEVTECMIIDNMDADSALYRCAKQYNLDPEPIKICATHRLGSALLKKHGDDTSIINPKFIPTITLNGSKDNQRAILKNFLLEICKMIDMPLPPPCL